CCGGATCTGTGCCCCGCAACCCTACGGTAAATGCCATCTGCTTGAGATCGCGCTCGACTCCGGTGACGGGAGACAGATCTTCACCAAGCCCGGAATCGATGAGGGCCTTGCGGAGAGGCCCCGCAGCGCTTCCAATCAGCATTCCGGACGTAATCTGAAGGAGAACGGCTGTTGCATAATCAGTGTTTTCTGCCGTCAGCCAGGAAACGTTGACGGCTGTTTTTCCTGTGGTTTTATCATCTGTTCCAATGGGGTAGGCGTCATGGATTGAAGATGGTTTTTGCCATCTCGCCTGACTTTTTACGGTTGAGTCTACCTCCACACGATCAAACCCTTCCAGCATCTCGGCTAAGAATGCCAGATGATCTGCGGTCGGTATGTCGCCGTAGAGGAAGAAGCGTGCGTTGGTCGGCGAGTAATAGGCGCGATGAAATGCTTTAAACTGCTTGTATGTAAGGAGCGGAATCTCATCCGGATTTCCTCCTGAGTCGAAAGAATACGGGGTATCGGGATAGAGATTTTCCTGAATGATCTTATACATCAGGGCATCGGGAGAGGAATAGGCGCCCTTCATCTCATTATAGACGATTCCCGATATGGTAAGTTCGCTCGATGTGTCTTCCGGATTTGAAAATTCCAGGTGGTGACCTTCCTGGGAAAAAGTTTCTTTCAACAAACGGGGTCTCAGAACCAAATCCGTATATACACGGGCAAGATTGAAAAAATCGGCCTTCACCTGGCTTGCTACAGGGTAAATGGTCTTGTCGGGGTAGGTAAAGGCGTTGATGAAGGTCTGCAGTGTTCCCCTGAGCAGCTCATTGAAGACGTCCTTTAATGGATATCGCTCCGAACCGGCAAGCACTGAGTGTTCAAGAATGTGCGGCACACCCGTGGAATCCGCGGGCGGCGTGCGAAATCCAATCGAATAGAGGTTCTCACGGTCATCGCAGTGAAGGTGGATCACCTTCGCACCGGTCTTTTCATGTTCACTTTCGTATGCGGTTATCCGTATTTCGGGGAGTTGTTCAATCCGGAGAATGCGAAACCCGCAGACCTCGGCTCCTGTGGCAAGCGTCGGAGCGGGACATTTGATGGATGCTGTCATTTTATCACTTCCGTATCAAAAATTAATGCCCAGGTGGGCATCGCGAAGACATGAAAATCACCCGCACCTTAAGCCTCTACCCTGAAGGGCACGCGTCCCATCAAGGGAGAGTAAGTCTCTTTATCTCAGTAACCACTGATGAACAAACGCCCCCATCAGCCATGTGCCGAAACTTGCACTGAGGACAATACCGATGTGATAGTGGTTTATAAAACAGAAATAGGCGACCAGAAAGAACAAAATACTGGGCACAATTCCCCATAGAGCCGCCTTCGTAAAATCTTCCATTAATTTGAAATCGCCCGGATTATCCGAGTATATCCAGACAAGAATGATGACACTTATTATGGGCATGGTGGCGATCAGACCGCTGAATGAGGGAAACTTCCTGCCGATCTGTGTACAGATAATTATAATGGTAACACTTATAAGCAATTTTATGAAAAATTCCATGACTTTTCCTTTTATCATTTATCCGGATCTCTAAAAACGGCATTAGGATTTATCATAGGGTTCTG
The sequence above is a segment of the Deltaproteobacteria bacterium genome. Coding sequences within it:
- a CDS encoding DUF3147 family protein, encoding MIKGKVMEFFIKLLISVTIIIICTQIGRKFPSFSGLIATMPIISVIILVWIYSDNPGDFKLMEDFTKAALWGIVPSILFFLVAYFCFINHYHIGIVLSASFGTWLMGAFVHQWLLR